A stretch of Homo sapiens chromosome 12, GRCh38.p14 Primary Assembly DNA encodes these proteins:
- the RAPGEF3 gene encoding rap guanine nucleotide exchange factor 3 isoform X4: protein MGSWPWDLGSIPGAKLWESARCCWMKVPSAMDRDAQFYRFPGPEPEPVRTHEMEEELAEAVALLSQRGPDALLTVALRKPPGQRTDEELDLIFEELLHIKAVAHLSNSVKRELAAVLLFEPHSKAGTVLFSQGDKGTSWYIIWKGSVNVVTHGKGLVTTLHEGDDFGQLALVNDAPRAATIILREDNCHFLRVDKQDFNRIIKDVEAKTMRLEEHGKVVLVLERASQGAGPSRPPTPGRNRYTVMSGTPEKILELLLEAMGPDSSAHDPTETFLSDFLLTHRVFMPSAQLCAALLHHFHVEPAGGSEQERSTYVCNKRQQILRLVSQWVALYGSMLHTDPVATSFLQKLSDLVGRDTRLSNLLREQWPERRRCHRLENGCGNASPQMKARNLPVWLPNQDEPLPGSSCAIQVGDKVPYDICRPDHSVLTLQLPVTASVREVMAALAQEDGWTKGQVLVKVNSAGDAIGLQPDARGVATSLGLNERLFVVNPQEVHELIPHPDQLGPTVGSAEGLDLVSAKDLAGQLTDHDWSLFNSIHQVELIHYVLGPQHLRDVTTANLERFMRRFNELQYWVATELCLCPVPGPRAQLLRKFIKLAAHLKEQKNLNSFFAVMFGLSNSAISRLAHTWERLPHKVRKLYSALERLLDPSWNHRVYRLALAKLSPPVIPFMPLLLKDMTFIHEGNHTLVENLINFEKMRMMARAARMLHHCRSHNPVPLSPLRSRVSHLHEDSQVARISTCSEQSLSTRSPASTWAYVQQLKVIDNQRELSRLSRELEP, encoded by the exons ATGGGATCTTGGCCCTGGGACTTGGGGTCCATTCCCGGAGCCAAGTTGTGGGAATCTGCCAGGTGCTGCTGGATGAAGGTGCCCTCTGCCATG GACCGAGATGCCCAATTCTACCGGTTCCCCGGGCCCGAGCCCGAGCCCGTGAGAACTCATGAGATGGAGGAGGAGTTGGCCGAAGCTGTGGCCCTGCTCTCCCAGCGGGGGCCTGACGCCCTGCTCACTGTGGCACTTCGAAAGCC CCCAGGTCAGCGCACGGATGAAGAGCTGGACCTCATCTTTGAGGAGCTGCTGCACATCAAGGCTGTGGCCCACCTCTCCAACTCG GTGAAGCGAGAATTAGCGGCTGTTCTGCTCTTTGAACCACACAGCAAGGCAGGGACCGTGT TGTTCAGCCAGGGGGACAAGGGCACTTCGTGGTACATTATCTGGAAGGGATCTGTCAACGTGGTGACCCATGGCAAG GGGCTGGTGACCACCCTGCATGAGGGAGATGATTTTGGACAGCTGGCTCTGGTGAATGATGCACCCCGGGCAGCCACCATCATCCTGCGAGAAGACAACTGTCATTTCCTGCGTGTGGACAAGCAGGACTTCAACCGTATCATCAAG GATGTGGAGGCAAAGACCATGCGGCTGGAAGAACATGGCAAAGTGGTGCTGGTGCTGGAGAGAGCCTCTCAGGGCGCCGGCCCTTCCcgacccccaaccccaggcaggaACCG GTATACAGTGATGTCTGGCACCCCAGAGAAGATCCTAGAGCTTCTGTTGGAGGCCATGGGACCAGATTCCAGTGCTCATGACCCAACAG AGACATTCCTCAGCGACTTCCTCCTGACCCACAGGGTCTTCATGCCCAGCGCCCAACTCTGCGCTGCCCTTCTGCACCA CTTCCATGTGGAGCCTGCGGGTGGCAGCGAGCAGGAGCGCAGCACCTACGTCTGCAACAAGAGGCAGCAGATCTTGCGGCTGGTCAGCCAGTGGGTGGCCCTGTATGGCTCCATGCTCCACACTGACCCTGTGGCCACCAGCTTCCTCCAG AAACTCTCAGACCTGGTGGGCAGGGACACCCGACTCAGCAACCTGCTGAGGGAGCAGTGGCCAGAGAGGCGGCGATGCCACAG GTTGGAGAATGGCTGTGGGAATGCATCTCCTCAGATGAAG gcccGGAACTTGCCTGTTTGGCTCCCCAACCAGGACGAGCCCCTTCCTGGCAGCAGCTGTGCCATCCAAGTTGGGGATAAAG TCCCCTATGACATCTGCCGGCCAGACCACTCAGTGTTGACCCTGCAGCTGCCTGTGACAGCCTCCGTGAGAGAGGTGATGGCAGCGTTGGCCCAGGAGGATGGCTGGACCAAGGGGCAGGTGCTGGTGAAGGTCAATTCTGCAGGTG ATGCCATTGGCCTGCAGCCAGATGCCCGTGGTGTGGCCACATCTCTGGGGCTCAATGAGCGTCTCTTTGTTGTCAACCCACAGGAAGTGCATGAGCTG ATCCCACACCCTGACCAGCTGGGGCCCACTGTGGGCTCTGCTGAGGGGCTGGACCTGGTGAGTGCCAAGGACCTGGCAGGCCAGCTGACGGACCACGACTGGAGCCTCTTCAACAGTATCCACCAG GTGGAGCTGATCCACTATGTGCTGGGCCCCCAGCATCTGCGGGATGTCACCACCGCCAACCTGGAGCGCTTCATGCGCCGCTTCAATGAGCTGCAGTACTGGGTGGCCACCGAGCTGTGTCTCTGCCCCGTGCCCGgcccccgggcccagctgctcaggaagttCATTAAGCTGGCGGCCCA CCTCAAGGAGCAGAAGAATCTCAATTCCTTCTTTGCCGTCATGTTTGGCCTCAGCAACTCGGCCATCAGCCGCCTAGCCCACACCTGGGAG CGGCTGCCTCACAAAGTCCGGAAGCTGTACTCCGCCCTCGAGAGGCTGCTG GATCCCTCATGGAACCACCGGGTATACCGACTGGCCCTCGCCAAGCTCTCCCCTCCTGTCATCCCCTTCATGCCCCTTCTTCTCAAAG ACATGACCTTCATTCATGAGGGAAACCACACACTAGTGGAGAATCTCATCAACTTTGAGAAGATG AGAATGATGGCCAGAGCCGCGCGGATGCTGCACCACTGCCGAAGCCACAACCCTG tgcctctctcaccactcagaAGCCGAGTTTCCCACCTCCACGAGGACAGCCAGGTGGCGAGGATTTCCACAT GCTCGGAGCAGTCCCTGAGCACCCGGAGTCCAGCCAGCACCTGGGCTTATGTCCAGCAGCTGAAGGTCATTGACAACCAGCGGGAACTCTCCCGCCTCTCCCGAGAGCTGGAGCCATGA
- the RAPGEF3 gene encoding rap guanine nucleotide exchange factor 3 isoform b (isoform b is encoded by transcript variant 2; The RefSeq protein has 1 substitution compared to this genomic sequence), producing the protein MVLRRMHRPRSCSYQLLLEHQRPSCIQGLRWTPLTNSEESLDFSESLEQASTERVLRAGRQLHRHLLATCPNLIRDRKYHLRLYRQCCSGRELVDGILALGLGVHSRSQVVGICQVLLDEGALCHVKHDWAFQDRDAQFYRFPGPEPEPVGTHEMEEELAEAVALLSQRGPDALLTVALRKPPGQRTDEELDLIFEELLHIKAVAHLSNSVKRELAAVLLFEPHSKAGTVLFSQGDKGTSWYIIWKGSVNVVTHGKGLVTTLHEGDDFGQLALVNDAPRAATIILREDNCHFLRVDKQDFNRIIKDVEAKTMRLEEHGKVVLVLERASQGAGPSRPPTPGRNRYTVMSGTPEKILELLLEAMGPDSSAHDPTETFLSDFLLTHRVFMPSAQLCAALLHHFHVEPAGGSEQERSTYVCNKRQQILRLVSQWVALYGSMLHTDPVATSFLQKLSDLVGRDTRLSNLLREQWPERRRCHRLENGCGNASPQMKARNLPVWLPNQDEPLPGSSCAIQVGDKVPYDICRPDHSVLTLQLPVTASVREVMAALAQEDGWTKGQVLVKVNSAGDAIGLQPDARGVATSLGLNERLFVVNPQEVHELIPHPDQLGPTVGSAEGLDLVSAKDLAGQLTDHDWSLFNSIHQVELIHYVLGPQHLRDVTTANLERFMRRFNELQYWVATELCLCPVPGPRAQLLRKFIKLAAHLKEQKNLNSFFAVMFGLSNSAISRLAHTWERLPHKVRKLYSALERLLDPSWNHRVYRLALAKLSPPVIPFMPLLLKDMTFIHEGNHTLVENLINFEKMRMMARAARMLHHCRSHNPVPLSPLRSRVSHLHEDSQVARISTCSEQSLSTRSPASTWAYVQQLKVIDNQRELSRLSRELEP; encoded by the exons ACACCACTCACCAACAGCGAGGAGTCCCTGGATTTCAGCGAGAGCCTGGAGCAG GCCTCCACAGAGCGGGTGCTCAGGGCTGGGAGGCAGCTGCATCGGCATCTGCTGGCCACCTGCCCAAACCTCATCCGAGACCGGAAGTACCACCTTAGGCTCTATCG GCAGTGCTGCTCTGGCCGGGAGCTGGTGGATGGGATCTTGGCCCTGGGACTTGGGGTCCATTCCCGGAGCCAAGTTGTGGGAATCTGCCAGGTGCTGCTGGATGAAGGTGCCCTCTGCCATG TGAAACACGACTGGGCCTTCCAGGACCGAGATGCCCAATTCTACCGGTTCCCCGGGCCCGAGCCCGAGCCCGTGAGAACTCATGAGATGGAGGAGGAGTTGGCCGAAGCTGTGGCCCTGCTCTCCCAGCGGGGGCCTGACGCCCTGCTCACTGTGGCACTTCGAAAGCC CCCAGGTCAGCGCACGGATGAAGAGCTGGACCTCATCTTTGAGGAGCTGCTGCACATCAAGGCTGTGGCCCACCTCTCCAACTCG GTGAAGCGAGAATTAGCGGCTGTTCTGCTCTTTGAACCACACAGCAAGGCAGGGACCGTGT TGTTCAGCCAGGGGGACAAGGGCACTTCGTGGTACATTATCTGGAAGGGATCTGTCAACGTGGTGACCCATGGCAAG GGGCTGGTGACCACCCTGCATGAGGGAGATGATTTTGGACAGCTGGCTCTGGTGAATGATGCACCCCGGGCAGCCACCATCATCCTGCGAGAAGACAACTGTCATTTCCTGCGTGTGGACAAGCAGGACTTCAACCGTATCATCAAG GATGTGGAGGCAAAGACCATGCGGCTGGAAGAACATGGCAAAGTGGTGCTGGTGCTGGAGAGAGCCTCTCAGGGCGCCGGCCCTTCCcgacccccaaccccaggcaggaACCG GTATACAGTGATGTCTGGCACCCCAGAGAAGATCCTAGAGCTTCTGTTGGAGGCCATGGGACCAGATTCCAGTGCTCATGACCCAACAG AGACATTCCTCAGCGACTTCCTCCTGACCCACAGGGTCTTCATGCCCAGCGCCCAACTCTGCGCTGCCCTTCTGCACCA CTTCCATGTGGAGCCTGCGGGTGGCAGCGAGCAGGAGCGCAGCACCTACGTCTGCAACAAGAGGCAGCAGATCTTGCGGCTGGTCAGCCAGTGGGTGGCCCTGTATGGCTCCATGCTCCACACTGACCCTGTGGCCACCAGCTTCCTCCAG AAACTCTCAGACCTGGTGGGCAGGGACACCCGACTCAGCAACCTGCTGAGGGAGCAGTGGCCAGAGAGGCGGCGATGCCACAG GTTGGAGAATGGCTGTGGGAATGCATCTCCTCAGATGAAG gcccGGAACTTGCCTGTTTGGCTCCCCAACCAGGACGAGCCCCTTCCTGGCAGCAGCTGTGCCATCCAAGTTGGGGATAAAG TCCCCTATGACATCTGCCGGCCAGACCACTCAGTGTTGACCCTGCAGCTGCCTGTGACAGCCTCCGTGAGAGAGGTGATGGCAGCGTTGGCCCAGGAGGATGGCTGGACCAAGGGGCAGGTGCTGGTGAAGGTCAATTCTGCAGGTG ATGCCATTGGCCTGCAGCCAGATGCCCGTGGTGTGGCCACATCTCTGGGGCTCAATGAGCGTCTCTTTGTTGTCAACCCACAGGAAGTGCATGAGCTG ATCCCACACCCTGACCAGCTGGGGCCCACTGTGGGCTCTGCTGAGGGGCTGGACCTGGTGAGTGCCAAGGACCTGGCAGGCCAGCTGACGGACCACGACTGGAGCCTCTTCAACAGTATCCACCAG GTGGAGCTGATCCACTATGTGCTGGGCCCCCAGCATCTGCGGGATGTCACCACCGCCAACCTGGAGCGCTTCATGCGCCGCTTCAATGAGCTGCAGTACTGGGTGGCCACCGAGCTGTGTCTCTGCCCCGTGCCCGgcccccgggcccagctgctcaggaagttCATTAAGCTGGCGGCCCA CCTCAAGGAGCAGAAGAATCTCAATTCCTTCTTTGCCGTCATGTTTGGCCTCAGCAACTCGGCCATCAGCCGCCTAGCCCACACCTGGGAG CGGCTGCCTCACAAAGTCCGGAAGCTGTACTCCGCCCTCGAGAGGCTGCTG GATCCCTCATGGAACCACCGGGTATACCGACTGGCCCTCGCCAAGCTCTCCCCTCCTGTCATCCCCTTCATGCCCCTTCTTCTCAAAG ACATGACCTTCATTCATGAGGGAAACCACACACTAGTGGAGAATCTCATCAACTTTGAGAAGATG AGAATGATGGCCAGAGCCGCGCGGATGCTGCACCACTGCCGAAGCCACAACCCTG tgcctctctcaccactcagaAGCCGAGTTTCCCACCTCCACGAGGACAGCCAGGTGGCGAGGATTTCCACAT GCTCGGAGCAGTCCCTGAGCACCCGGAGTCCAGCCAGCACCTGGGCTTATGTCCAGCAGCTGAAGGTCATTGACAACCAGCGGGAACTCTCCCGCCTCTCCCGAGAGCTGGAGCCATGA
- the RAPGEF3 gene encoding rap guanine nucleotide exchange factor 3 isoform X1, which yields MKVGWPGESCWQVGLAVEDSPALGAPRVGALPDVVPEGTLLNMVLRRMHRPRSCSYQLLLEHQRPSCIQGLRWTPLTNSEESLDFSESLEQASTERVLRAGRQLHRHLLATCPNLIRDRKYHLRLYRQCCSGRELVDGILALGLGVHSRSQVVGICQVLLDEGALCHASISSPPPRLGLCPPVKHDWAFQDRDAQFYRFPGPEPEPVRTHEMEEELAEAVALLSQRGPDALLTVALRKPPGQRTDEELDLIFEELLHIKAVAHLSNSVKRELAAVLLFEPHSKAGTVLFSQGDKGTSWYIIWKGSVNVVTHGKGLVTTLHEGDDFGQLALVNDAPRAATIILREDNCHFLRVDKQDFNRIIKDVEAKTMRLEEHGKVVLVLERASQGAGPSRPPTPGRNRYTVMSGTPEKILELLLEAMGPDSSAHDPTETFLSDFLLTHRVFMPSAQLCAALLHHFHVEPAGGSEQERSTYVCNKRQQILRLVSQWVALYGSMLHTDPVATSFLQKLSDLVGRDTRLSNLLREQWPERRRCHRLENGCGNASPQMKARNLPVWLPNQDEPLPGSSCAIQVGDKVPYDICRPDHSVLTLQLPVTASVREVMAALAQEDGWTKGQVLVKVNSAGDAIGLQPDARGVATSLGLNERLFVVNPQEVHELIPHPDQLGPTVGSAEGLDLVSAKDLAGQLTDHDWSLFNSIHQVELIHYVLGPQHLRDVTTANLERFMRRFNELQYWVATELCLCPVPGPRAQLLRKFIKLAAHLKEQKNLNSFFAVMFGLSNSAISRLAHTWERLPHKVRKLYSALERLLDPSWNHRVYRLALAKLSPPVIPFMPLLLKDMTFIHEGNHTLVENLINFEKMRMMARAARMLHHCRSHNPVPLSPLRSRVSHLHEDSQVARISTCSEQSLSTRSPASTWAYVQQLKVIDNQRELSRLSRELEP from the exons ACACCACTCACCAACAGCGAGGAGTCCCTGGATTTCAGCGAGAGCCTGGAGCAG GCCTCCACAGAGCGGGTGCTCAGGGCTGGGAGGCAGCTGCATCGGCATCTGCTGGCCACCTGCCCAAACCTCATCCGAGACCGGAAGTACCACCTTAGGCTCTATCG GCAGTGCTGCTCTGGCCGGGAGCTGGTGGATGGGATCTTGGCCCTGGGACTTGGGGTCCATTCCCGGAGCCAAGTTGTGGGAATCTGCCAGGTGCTGCTGGATGAAGGTGCCCTCTGCCATG CCTCAatttcctctcctcccccacGCCTGGGCCTCTGCCCCCCAGTGAAACACGACTGGGCCTTCCAGGACCGAGATGCCCAATTCTACCGGTTCCCCGGGCCCGAGCCCGAGCCCGTGAGAACTCATGAGATGGAGGAGGAGTTGGCCGAAGCTGTGGCCCTGCTCTCCCAGCGGGGGCCTGACGCCCTGCTCACTGTGGCACTTCGAAAGCC CCCAGGTCAGCGCACGGATGAAGAGCTGGACCTCATCTTTGAGGAGCTGCTGCACATCAAGGCTGTGGCCCACCTCTCCAACTCG GTGAAGCGAGAATTAGCGGCTGTTCTGCTCTTTGAACCACACAGCAAGGCAGGGACCGTGT TGTTCAGCCAGGGGGACAAGGGCACTTCGTGGTACATTATCTGGAAGGGATCTGTCAACGTGGTGACCCATGGCAAG GGGCTGGTGACCACCCTGCATGAGGGAGATGATTTTGGACAGCTGGCTCTGGTGAATGATGCACCCCGGGCAGCCACCATCATCCTGCGAGAAGACAACTGTCATTTCCTGCGTGTGGACAAGCAGGACTTCAACCGTATCATCAAG GATGTGGAGGCAAAGACCATGCGGCTGGAAGAACATGGCAAAGTGGTGCTGGTGCTGGAGAGAGCCTCTCAGGGCGCCGGCCCTTCCcgacccccaaccccaggcaggaACCG GTATACAGTGATGTCTGGCACCCCAGAGAAGATCCTAGAGCTTCTGTTGGAGGCCATGGGACCAGATTCCAGTGCTCATGACCCAACAG AGACATTCCTCAGCGACTTCCTCCTGACCCACAGGGTCTTCATGCCCAGCGCCCAACTCTGCGCTGCCCTTCTGCACCA CTTCCATGTGGAGCCTGCGGGTGGCAGCGAGCAGGAGCGCAGCACCTACGTCTGCAACAAGAGGCAGCAGATCTTGCGGCTGGTCAGCCAGTGGGTGGCCCTGTATGGCTCCATGCTCCACACTGACCCTGTGGCCACCAGCTTCCTCCAG AAACTCTCAGACCTGGTGGGCAGGGACACCCGACTCAGCAACCTGCTGAGGGAGCAGTGGCCAGAGAGGCGGCGATGCCACAG GTTGGAGAATGGCTGTGGGAATGCATCTCCTCAGATGAAG gcccGGAACTTGCCTGTTTGGCTCCCCAACCAGGACGAGCCCCTTCCTGGCAGCAGCTGTGCCATCCAAGTTGGGGATAAAG TCCCCTATGACATCTGCCGGCCAGACCACTCAGTGTTGACCCTGCAGCTGCCTGTGACAGCCTCCGTGAGAGAGGTGATGGCAGCGTTGGCCCAGGAGGATGGCTGGACCAAGGGGCAGGTGCTGGTGAAGGTCAATTCTGCAGGTG ATGCCATTGGCCTGCAGCCAGATGCCCGTGGTGTGGCCACATCTCTGGGGCTCAATGAGCGTCTCTTTGTTGTCAACCCACAGGAAGTGCATGAGCTG ATCCCACACCCTGACCAGCTGGGGCCCACTGTGGGCTCTGCTGAGGGGCTGGACCTGGTGAGTGCCAAGGACCTGGCAGGCCAGCTGACGGACCACGACTGGAGCCTCTTCAACAGTATCCACCAG GTGGAGCTGATCCACTATGTGCTGGGCCCCCAGCATCTGCGGGATGTCACCACCGCCAACCTGGAGCGCTTCATGCGCCGCTTCAATGAGCTGCAGTACTGGGTGGCCACCGAGCTGTGTCTCTGCCCCGTGCCCGgcccccgggcccagctgctcaggaagttCATTAAGCTGGCGGCCCA CCTCAAGGAGCAGAAGAATCTCAATTCCTTCTTTGCCGTCATGTTTGGCCTCAGCAACTCGGCCATCAGCCGCCTAGCCCACACCTGGGAG CGGCTGCCTCACAAAGTCCGGAAGCTGTACTCCGCCCTCGAGAGGCTGCTG GATCCCTCATGGAACCACCGGGTATACCGACTGGCCCTCGCCAAGCTCTCCCCTCCTGTCATCCCCTTCATGCCCCTTCTTCTCAAAG ACATGACCTTCATTCATGAGGGAAACCACACACTAGTGGAGAATCTCATCAACTTTGAGAAGATG AGAATGATGGCCAGAGCCGCGCGGATGCTGCACCACTGCCGAAGCCACAACCCTG tgcctctctcaccactcagaAGCCGAGTTTCCCACCTCCACGAGGACAGCCAGGTGGCGAGGATTTCCACAT GCTCGGAGCAGTCCCTGAGCACCCGGAGTCCAGCCAGCACCTGGGCTTATGTCCAGCAGCTGAAGGTCATTGACAACCAGCGGGAACTCTCCCGCCTCTCCCGAGAGCTGGAGCCATGA
- the RAPGEF3 gene encoding rap guanine nucleotide exchange factor 3 isoform a (isoform a is encoded by transcript variant 1) — MKVGWPGESCWQVGLAVEDSPALGAPRVGALPDVVPEGTLLNMVLRRMHRPRSCSYQLLLEHQRPSCIQGLRWTPLTNSEESLDFSESLEQASTERVLRAGRQLHRHLLATCPNLIRDRKYHLRLYRQCCSGRELVDGILALGLGVHSRSQVVGICQVLLDEGALCHVKHDWAFQDRDAQFYRFPGPEPEPVRTHEMEEELAEAVALLSQRGPDALLTVALRKPPGQRTDEELDLIFEELLHIKAVAHLSNSVKRELAAVLLFEPHSKAGTVLFSQGDKGTSWYIIWKGSVNVVTHGKGLVTTLHEGDDFGQLALVNDAPRAATIILREDNCHFLRVDKQDFNRIIKDVEAKTMRLEEHGKVVLVLERASQGAGPSRPPTPGRNRYTVMSGTPEKILELLLEAMGPDSSAHDPTETFLSDFLLTHRVFMPSAQLCAALLHHFHVEPAGGSEQERSTYVCNKRQQILRLVSQWVALYGSMLHTDPVATSFLQKLSDLVGRDTRLSNLLREQWPERRRCHRLENGCGNASPQMKARNLPVWLPNQDEPLPGSSCAIQVGDKVPYDICRPDHSVLTLQLPVTASVREVMAALAQEDGWTKGQVLVKVNSAGDAIGLQPDARGVATSLGLNERLFVVNPQEVHELIPHPDQLGPTVGSAEGLDLVSAKDLAGQLTDHDWSLFNSIHQVELIHYVLGPQHLRDVTTANLERFMRRFNELQYWVATELCLCPVPGPRAQLLRKFIKLAAHLKEQKNLNSFFAVMFGLSNSAISRLAHTWERLPHKVRKLYSALERLLDPSWNHRVYRLALAKLSPPVIPFMPLLLKDMTFIHEGNHTLVENLINFEKMRMMARAARMLHHCRSHNPVPLSPLRSRVSHLHEDSQVARISTCSEQSLSTRSPASTWAYVQQLKVIDNQRELSRLSRELEP; from the exons ACACCACTCACCAACAGCGAGGAGTCCCTGGATTTCAGCGAGAGCCTGGAGCAG GCCTCCACAGAGCGGGTGCTCAGGGCTGGGAGGCAGCTGCATCGGCATCTGCTGGCCACCTGCCCAAACCTCATCCGAGACCGGAAGTACCACCTTAGGCTCTATCG GCAGTGCTGCTCTGGCCGGGAGCTGGTGGATGGGATCTTGGCCCTGGGACTTGGGGTCCATTCCCGGAGCCAAGTTGTGGGAATCTGCCAGGTGCTGCTGGATGAAGGTGCCCTCTGCCATG TGAAACACGACTGGGCCTTCCAGGACCGAGATGCCCAATTCTACCGGTTCCCCGGGCCCGAGCCCGAGCCCGTGAGAACTCATGAGATGGAGGAGGAGTTGGCCGAAGCTGTGGCCCTGCTCTCCCAGCGGGGGCCTGACGCCCTGCTCACTGTGGCACTTCGAAAGCC CCCAGGTCAGCGCACGGATGAAGAGCTGGACCTCATCTTTGAGGAGCTGCTGCACATCAAGGCTGTGGCCCACCTCTCCAACTCG GTGAAGCGAGAATTAGCGGCTGTTCTGCTCTTTGAACCACACAGCAAGGCAGGGACCGTGT TGTTCAGCCAGGGGGACAAGGGCACTTCGTGGTACATTATCTGGAAGGGATCTGTCAACGTGGTGACCCATGGCAAG GGGCTGGTGACCACCCTGCATGAGGGAGATGATTTTGGACAGCTGGCTCTGGTGAATGATGCACCCCGGGCAGCCACCATCATCCTGCGAGAAGACAACTGTCATTTCCTGCGTGTGGACAAGCAGGACTTCAACCGTATCATCAAG GATGTGGAGGCAAAGACCATGCGGCTGGAAGAACATGGCAAAGTGGTGCTGGTGCTGGAGAGAGCCTCTCAGGGCGCCGGCCCTTCCcgacccccaaccccaggcaggaACCG GTATACAGTGATGTCTGGCACCCCAGAGAAGATCCTAGAGCTTCTGTTGGAGGCCATGGGACCAGATTCCAGTGCTCATGACCCAACAG AGACATTCCTCAGCGACTTCCTCCTGACCCACAGGGTCTTCATGCCCAGCGCCCAACTCTGCGCTGCCCTTCTGCACCA CTTCCATGTGGAGCCTGCGGGTGGCAGCGAGCAGGAGCGCAGCACCTACGTCTGCAACAAGAGGCAGCAGATCTTGCGGCTGGTCAGCCAGTGGGTGGCCCTGTATGGCTCCATGCTCCACACTGACCCTGTGGCCACCAGCTTCCTCCAG AAACTCTCAGACCTGGTGGGCAGGGACACCCGACTCAGCAACCTGCTGAGGGAGCAGTGGCCAGAGAGGCGGCGATGCCACAG GTTGGAGAATGGCTGTGGGAATGCATCTCCTCAGATGAAG gcccGGAACTTGCCTGTTTGGCTCCCCAACCAGGACGAGCCCCTTCCTGGCAGCAGCTGTGCCATCCAAGTTGGGGATAAAG TCCCCTATGACATCTGCCGGCCAGACCACTCAGTGTTGACCCTGCAGCTGCCTGTGACAGCCTCCGTGAGAGAGGTGATGGCAGCGTTGGCCCAGGAGGATGGCTGGACCAAGGGGCAGGTGCTGGTGAAGGTCAATTCTGCAGGTG ATGCCATTGGCCTGCAGCCAGATGCCCGTGGTGTGGCCACATCTCTGGGGCTCAATGAGCGTCTCTTTGTTGTCAACCCACAGGAAGTGCATGAGCTG ATCCCACACCCTGACCAGCTGGGGCCCACTGTGGGCTCTGCTGAGGGGCTGGACCTGGTGAGTGCCAAGGACCTGGCAGGCCAGCTGACGGACCACGACTGGAGCCTCTTCAACAGTATCCACCAG GTGGAGCTGATCCACTATGTGCTGGGCCCCCAGCATCTGCGGGATGTCACCACCGCCAACCTGGAGCGCTTCATGCGCCGCTTCAATGAGCTGCAGTACTGGGTGGCCACCGAGCTGTGTCTCTGCCCCGTGCCCGgcccccgggcccagctgctcaggaagttCATTAAGCTGGCGGCCCA CCTCAAGGAGCAGAAGAATCTCAATTCCTTCTTTGCCGTCATGTTTGGCCTCAGCAACTCGGCCATCAGCCGCCTAGCCCACACCTGGGAG CGGCTGCCTCACAAAGTCCGGAAGCTGTACTCCGCCCTCGAGAGGCTGCTG GATCCCTCATGGAACCACCGGGTATACCGACTGGCCCTCGCCAAGCTCTCCCCTCCTGTCATCCCCTTCATGCCCCTTCTTCTCAAAG ACATGACCTTCATTCATGAGGGAAACCACACACTAGTGGAGAATCTCATCAACTTTGAGAAGATG AGAATGATGGCCAGAGCCGCGCGGATGCTGCACCACTGCCGAAGCCACAACCCTG tgcctctctcaccactcagaAGCCGAGTTTCCCACCTCCACGAGGACAGCCAGGTGGCGAGGATTTCCACAT GCTCGGAGCAGTCCCTGAGCACCCGGAGTCCAGCCAGCACCTGGGCTTATGTCCAGCAGCTGAAGGTCATTGACAACCAGCGGGAACTCTCCCGCCTCTCCCGAGAGCTGGAGCCATGA